The segment CTTGGTAGGTCCAGACTGTGAGTGACCTGCTTGAGGTAGTAGTTCCTGTTTGTGGGGTTTGACTGAGCCCCTCTGAGATTCCAGGCTgtgttattttactgttttattgtGGCCTAATGTTACAGATAACTAAGGCCAAGTAGAAATTTGGACAACCACATGAGTGGATGCTGTAGAGCTATACTGGAAGAGTTGGTTGCAGTTGATCTTATCCACATATCTTGATCTTAATATTCTTTGTTAATTTGGGTCAATCCTAAAAGACAGCAGTACATCTCAGAACTGTATGATAGCTAGAGTATGTCAAGTAGAGATACTGCTTAATAGTTTAAGGaataaagtgtattttataCTGAGCTTCATTGTCTATTACTATCTTTGTTAGCCATGTCAGAGTGTCCCAGAGCTTGTTTTGTGCTTGAGTCTGTAGGGAGcctggcagcagaggctgtCATTCAAGAGTCTGAGCTTTAGTAAGGTCTAGGTATGTGCAGGCAATTCCCTTTGTATGTCTGGGAAGACAGAGCTAAGAAACAATTGTAGAAGACACCAGGAAGACTTTAAAGTGAGAATATCAAGACAGCAAAGAAGTGGCTGGGAGCAAAAACCTGGATTCCTGGCTTCTGTAGACTAGGAGGGGTTATTGAACTGTTGTTTTCACTCAAATGTTTGATGCATTTCCTTCTGGATAGGATGAAGAGGAGTCACTGAATGAAGTGGGGTATGATGATATTGGTGGTTGCCGGAAGCAGCTGGCTCAAATCAAAGAGATGGTGGAACTTCCCCTCCGACACCCTGCCCTCTTCAAAGCCATAGGAGTGAAGGTAGGTCTCCGTGTGCACCAGGTGGATGAGTGAGCTTGCCCTTGCAGATGACTCTTGATGTCAGAGGTTTATGAGGCATTGGCAGGGCAAATAAGTGAtttgtggttggttgtttttttttaatgatggtGTTAGGAAAGTACTTGCTTACATGTTCTGGACACGTATTAAAGTACTGGCAACTTGTAAAGCAGAACGATGCCTTGAATCAGTGCTGTCAGTTGCTGGCAAGGTTTTTGTTCATGTGACACGCAAAGTAGTGAGGGTGTTGATAGCAATGCTGGGATGACAGCTGTTGCATGAGTTTGCATCAATTTCAATTTCAGACAAGCTTTATGAAGTGTGTACAATTTCACTGTGAAGCTACTTGGGCATTCAGATACTAGCTCACCAAAGTCCCTTGTCTTTGTCTTCAGCCTCCACGTGGGATCCTACTGTATGGTCCTCCTGGCACTGGTAAAACACTGATTGCCCGAGCAGTAGCCAATGAAACAGgggctttcttcttcctgataAATGGTAAGGTTTGTGGTTGCTTTGGCCCCAGATCTGCTATGTGCTTATTCATCCATCTTATGGTAATGAACGGTGTTAATAGGGCTTGTAGAGCCACAGTGTCTGCCTGACATCCTGCCTTACCTCTTTCAAGCATGCCTCTGGGGACATTTGGAGGCCACTTGTGTGGAAGCATCTGTAGTGGCACTTCAGCTTGATTGTGTTGTAGTAGGGTGCTTGGAAGACAGCTTTGCGACACAGGGACTTgaagtctgtctgtctgtctgttcaTTTATGTTgctgagggcagagctgggagtgAAGTGCTGAGATTATTCTAAGTATATGGGTGCAGGACACTTGCTTTTATTGCTGCACCATGTTCCATTTAGAAAAGAAGGTGGTCTGCTGtggatttctctttcctttcaagTAAAGCACAAGACCAGTTTTGTTTCACGTAACATCCATTGGGAGGAATTTTCCTGAAAGCTGTGAGTACCTTGGGACTTAGCTACAGGTGAGAGAACCTCCTATTGAGAACTCTCATATGTTGCAGTTGAGATTGTTACTGGTTTATGTCCGGTAAGGACCacattctgaattttctgtccCATTTTACAGTCAGTGCTGGAATAACTGAACATTTTTACTTAAGGagtgctggttttcttttctgttttcaatcACATAGACCCATGAAGGCAATAGTGAAGAACTGCATAGCACAGCATAGCAGTGACCAGCAGTAGGGATGTGACTTGCTTTGTGTCTCAAGATATCAGATGTAAATGGGCTCAGTTTAACCATATGTCACCCTTGTCATATACTTCCTAAAGTGTGTGGAAGCTGTCACTGAATGCTAATGAGCCAGCCGTTTCTTTATAGACACTTGTACTTCTgttgcataataaaaataacattgtcAGGGTTAGTGATGCATTCGTCCCAAGCCTGGATCTGCAGGCAGTGTTGTAAGCAGAGCTGGCATGAACTGGTGAATTACTTGTATTGAAGCAGTCTTACTACCTGCCTGCACCAGTGGCTCTGCAGCTAGGGTGCTTCAGTCAGCCAGCAGCTTTGCACTCCTGAGGatcaggtttctttttcttggatCTTTTAGAAGCATACTTTCTGTTCATTACCACTCCCATCAGCATGatggaaaaatctttaaaaccagaaaaaaatctgtaagcCTGCACTAGTTCTCAGCAATTGTAGGAGATCTCAGAGGAGTGCTGTCCTGTCTCTTGGGACTCATTTGCTTAcacttttttaatgttttttaatgtgtcGTTTGAGAGGAGATGGAGtttggatttttggttttgttttcttgttttttttaaaaaaaaacctcatttgTAGGAATTTAGAGAGGTAAATGTATACCTGGTAATGTAAGCTAAAGGCAGCTTCAGTATCTTAGAGCTTTTTCCTTAATTACCCTGATAATTCATCACCATATAATTTGTTTGCTCTTCTTACAAGTTACGATTGCCATTAACAGTGTGTGGTAGCACATTACAGAGCAGCTTACCAAGTGTGAAATAAGGTAAGGAAAGAGGCAGCTAAAGGTAGCTTATTGACTAGTGCTGCATTTGCATCTGTTAGAATAAACTGAAAACACCAGAATAATGATACAAAGTAATTCTGCATGCCCTTCTTGCCTGTTCAGCTGCAAATTTAGTGAACTCTGTTGATAGTATTTCCTTtggtttaaaatacaaattgtcCCACAAGAGCATTGACCTAAAAGAATTCAGATTCAGCTGCATGTCTTGGGGCTAGTTGCCTCTCTGAGtgccacagtgctgctgcttttcaggtcCTGAGATCATGAGCAAGCTGGCTGGTGAGTCTGAGAGCAATCTGAGGAAAGCCTttgaagaagcagagaagaatgCTCCTGCCATTATCTTCATTGATGAACTGGATGCCATTGCTCCTAAGAGAGAGAAGGTAAAGAAAGCATATAGAAGGTGAAGAAGTACAATCTTTTTGGTAGCAGCAGGCATGAATCTCTGCATTTGACTATAGGGTAAAGCAGTACTTAATGCTCGATTTCATTTGGACATGAGAAGAATTAGATGTAGTTCACAATGTTTCTTGACAGCTTTTGGCTGTTGAATCTGTCCACTCTGGTGCAGTACTAGCCCCTGTGCTGTGTTGTAGAGCTTTTGGTCTAACCACTGATATCTCTCTCCATAGACACATGGGGAGGTGGAACGTCGCATAGTGTCTCAGCTGTTGACTCTTATGGACGGACTGAAACAGAGAGCGCATGTGATCGTTATGGCAGCTACCAACAGACCTAATAGCATTGACCCAGCACTCAGGCGATTTGGTAACCATGATTGCAGTTTTTTCTTGTGTATCACATTCTTTGTTACAGGCTATGCTTCAGGAGCCTTGGAAGAATTGAgcagaaattaatattaaacatcTTCTGTGTGTTACGTAAACTATCAACTTGTCTCCAGCTGCTTGTTTGAAATTCATCTCTAGGCTTCCACACTTTGGTATCATTTTCCATGCTGTATTAGGTTAGAACttgcagaaataaacaaaataattcagagtGGAAAAGTGTGCTAGCTTCTATTAAGTGAAGCTGGTTGAGGACACACTGAAGAGTAAGTGCTTAAGGAGATGTTCATGCCTTAGGTTGCAGAAGGCTCTGAACTGTCTGATTTCTCTTCTGTTGGTGAGAAGTCTGGTAGTTTCTGAGATCCAGGTTTTCTAAACTTTTCATTGTGAATGAATGTCTGGTGTGTGTCCAGTTGATGAAGTCTGTAATAGCAAACCAGTCACATGTGCAGGGGAAAACAGCCTCTTAAATGTGTAGCGAGCCATTTGAATGCCCGTCTATAGCCAGAGGAAAATTACAAGTGCATGTACCTTGGTTGATATTGCAGTAATACCTCTCTTCAGATGCTGGGGCAGTTTATATTTTTCACCACTTCAGTACTGCTGTGAAAGTTCTGAAAAATGAAGTCTGTCAGTATTTGCGGACTCTTGTGATGAGGACACAAAGgtagaaataaacaaaaatatctcaTGGTGTGTTGGTTCAGGGGAGCATATTTTCATAACAATGAGGCTTGGAAAGTTACTAAACCAACAATCCAGTGTGTCACATAATTTTGAACTCTAGTTAATGCAGTAGTCTCACTTTCCCTAAATGGCTAaagcctttcctccttttctgatctgactctgctgctgtgctgacagATGCTGCAGAGAAACCCAAAGCTCTGGCATTTTCTGAAATTGTATGTGTTTGTGGCTTGTCATCATGTTCAGTCAGAGGAAGGCAGCAACCGCAGCTCTGCTAGTTTGCAGCATCAGCAGCTCAACGTATGTTTTGTGCTCCCCAGGTCGTTTTGACAGAGAGGTAGATATCGGTATCCCAGATGCCACCGGGCGCCTGGAGATCCTGCAGATCCACacaaaaaatatgaaactgGCTGATGATGTGGATCTGGAACAGGTGAGTAGCGTGCTATTAGGAAAGCTTGTCTTTGCACACAGACATTCCCAGTGCTCTCTTTTGTAGTGGAAGAGTTGTTAAGCCTTGATTGCATAAATGCAGTTGCTCATTTAGGACAGCATGAAACTGTGAATGTGTGATCTCTGGGCTTCCTTCTAACTAGTTTACCAGTGAACAAAAATCCTTACTCACTAGTTAAGAATGCCATGGCTAAGAGAAACAAATGTGTATCATCAGTCCAGTCTGGAAATGCCTTGCCCCTGTTCTTCTGGGTTTGTTTGCTGGGCATTCTCTTTAACAGTAAAGCAAGCCTGAAACAGCTCTCTGAGAGCTGGGTGAGCATTGTGGTGATACTGGACATCCTGTGTAAACTGGATGGTTCCTGTAATCTCTGTCCtgaatgaagaactgcagtcCTCAGGGTTATCTTTCTGTATACCATCTGAATTCCAGTTGCAGCTTGGATCTCAAGTAGGAGGTGGAACAGTGGTATCTTTGCCTGTTACATATGTGGTAATGCTTGGCTTGAGTCTGCAGGAAAGCACTGATACTGCTGTCCTCCAgagctttgttgcccttcccAGTGAGTGACCAGAGCATGCGCTGCCCTTGCAGAGCATTTGCGTGTATCCCTGTGAGTCATAGTCAGTGCTCTGCTTTCAGGTGGCAAACGAGACCCATGGCCATGTTGGTGCTGACTTGGCTGCTCTTTGCTCAGAAGCTGCCCTTCAGGCTATCCGAAAGAAGATGGATCTCATAGACCTAGAAGATGAAACCATCGATGCAGAAGTGATGAACTCACTGGCTGTGACAATGGATGACTTCAGGGTAATGCAGGAGTGCCCCTCTTTTTTGTTGCAATGTCTAATTTCTTATCTGAAGCAAGTGGAACATAATATGTTAGAATTCATATAATGCCGTTTCTTATAATGGTAGTGGGCTCTGAGCCAGAGCAACCCGTCTGCTCTTCGGGAGACTGTGGTGGAGGTGCCACAAGTTACCTGGGAAGATATTGGTGGTCTAGAGGACGTAAAGAGAGAACTCCAGGAGCTTGTACAAGTAAGGAtttttcaacacatttttttgcttagtcagcttgaaaaatgaattataataataaaatccagAACTTCTTCAGATTCCTGTTTGGGCTGTGAACTGGCTAAATGCAGAGGTTTTTATGGTATTTGCTTGTAATGGACTAAAAATACCATGCTGTTCCATCTTAGTGAACTTGGAAAGTGCTGGGATGCAGCATCAGGCTTTCCATAGCTGAGTCTACAGTGGCATCTTAGGTGGGTGTTGTGCTACGtgctgaaacagcagcattCTGGTTCTCTTAAGTGGAGACCAGCAGTGGGACCACTGTGAGAGTCCTGTTATGTGGTGGCTTTATATGCCAGAAAGTGGTTGAAGATTCTCACACAGAGAGCCTCTGAAGGGCTTCCTGTCAGCATTAGTACAGGGACAGGTGAGAAGTAACTGTGAAGGCTTCTGTGAGGGAAAGACTGGGACAAAAAGTCAAGAATGCTCTGTGGAAACTCCTGTTGACTGCATTGGGATGGTTAGGGTTTGATACgttcctgctttcagctggcaCTGTAGAAACATCCTGTCTGTGAATAAAAGAATCTAATTTTCAGTCTTAATTTTCTGATGTTAAAATCATCACCTATCTCTGACCTCGTTGCTGAGGATAAATGCTCACATCACACATCTTGCCTGATtctggagagcagagggaaTAGGTTAGATAATGAGCTGTTCGTTTTTGCTTCTGCAGGGCAGAGTGAAGTTGGGGTTAAGTGTGCTGGAAAACTACCTGAACTGGTACTTAGTTCTTAGAGGTAAATAGGTTGTTTAAGGCAGCTTTCCAATTTAGCCACTCTTTGAACCAGTGTCCATTTAAAAACTCCAGTGGCACTGAGCAGGCAGGATCTTTTGTGTTTAACCCATCAGAAATCGCACGTAGTGTTTCTGGTAggaggagaaataaaactgatCTACAGAAAgatgtccttgcccatggcagaaGGATTGCACTAGGTGATCTTTGAAgatcccttcccacccaaaccattctgtgattctaaggtACAGGCTTGTCCTGGCTCATCACAGgagatttttgtttatttgttttgttctcccTTAGTATCCTGTGGAGCACCCAGACAAGTTCCTTAAATTTGGTATGACCCCATCAAAAGGGGTTCTGTTCTATGGGCCACCTGGTTGTGGTAAGACGCTGCTGGCCAAAGCCATTGCCAACGAATGCCAGGCAAACTTCATTTCCATCAAGGGGCCAGAATTGCTCACCATGTGGTTTGGCGAGTCTGAAGCCAACGTGCGTGAGATCTTTGACAAGGTAAGCATTTCTTCTGCtccctgtgctgtgtctgtgctgagGTACCCCCAGAACTTTGTCTCCACAGCATCTGCCTTACTGGCCTTGTTCTTGTCTGTGTCCTTTGTGTTTTGTCCACTTGCACTGAGAGCGGGAGCTGCCTTCCTGATGTTGGGGAATTAACCCTCTTCAGCAACATAGCTATTTAAACCCTTTTCTCTGGCTACAGTTTACATCTGTTGTTACAGGGTGATAGATGCCCCAGTGCCTTAGCAGTGAGGCTAGCATTAGAATGGCGTAGATATCATCCACAGCCCTGAAGACTTAACACCTCATTAGCCATCACCATCTACAGATTTTCAGAATATCTTGTCCTGCATAATATCTTGtcaaaaatctgcaaaatatcTTCTCAGGTTCTTGTCCTGCAATTTACATGGCTTAGAAAGGAGCTCACTCTTCCTGCCCAGTTGCTCCATAGGTAGTGTTGCCTGCTGTTGCAGAACATACCTGTGTGGATTACCCTGGCAATCCTCACTTTTGTGGTCAGGGAAGgtgctgataaaaaaaaattggaaggaGAGTGAGAGAGAAGAACCTAGGTTGGGAGAGAACCTCAGAGGCCATCTAGCCCAGCTGTTTGTCCAGAGCAGGGAGATAACTTGGAAGTTTGATTAGGTTGCTCAGTGCCTCATGTTCTTAACACATGCTGTGGGTGGAGAGTTCCTGACCTCTCTGGGCATGTGTGTTAGTATTTGAGCACTCTCACtgtgaagaatttattttttccttatttctaaCTGGAGTTTTCTTTGCAGCTGTTTGTGCCTGTGGTCTTTCCTCCTTTCACTGCACACCTCAAAGAAGGATCTGGCTCCCTTTTCCCTGTGACTACCCATTAGGTAGCTGAAGACAGCTATTGGATTTCCCCTTTCCATTGGATATATCTTGCCTACTGATACTTGAGGCCCTAAATAACCAGTTAATGTCCCCTGGCCTTGCAAGGAAAATTGCAAGGCAAACTGACTCCAGCTTTCCCTTTAGGCACTGGAGTTTCCACGCTTCTGCCTACTCCGGCAAGGCTCTTGAAATTCAGCTTGTTGTTCAGGAGGAGTTAATTGAAGGTTTGTGTGGCAGGAGACTGTTCTGGAGCAGCTCCTTCAAGCTCttcttgcagcagcagtgctttggTACTCCTCTGAGCTGCTGTAATAGTAGGGTAGGCTGAGTGTGAAGTCAGCATGCTCCTCACTGGGTGGTATTAACATGGACTAATTGTTCCCGTTTCCTTTTTGTAGGCCCGCCAAGCAGCCCCTTGTGTGCTCTTCTTTGATGAGCTGGACTCCATCGCAAAGGCTCGAGGTGGGAATattggtgatggtggtggtgctgcagACCGTGTCATCAACCAGATCCTGACTGAGATGGATGGCATGTCCACCAAAAAGAATGTCTTCATCATTGGAGCCACCAACAGGCCAGACATCATTGACCCAGCCATCCTGCGCCCCGGCCGCCTGGATCAGCTCATCTACATCCCCCTGCCTGATGAGAAGTCTCGGGTTGCTATTCTTAAGGCCAACCTGAGGAAATCACCAGTTGCCAAGGTAGGATCTGTGACCTGAGCGTGCCTGACTTGggtttgctgtgtgctgcacGTGTTCCTCACAAGCAGTGGACAGAACAGAGGGCTTGTGGAtgctgggggcagagctgggaaaccTTCAGTCCCTGAAGGATGGAAATGAAGAGGTAGGGGGGAGTCTTTATCTTTGAGGTAGGTGTTAACAAAGCTAGGCGTCCGTCTGTAAGCACAGCAGGTCTTTGTCACATGGTGGAGTTCTGCCCGCAGCACGGGAACAGGGAAGCCTGCTATGGCAAGATGGAAAAGATCCTTGtactctgaaagaaaagttaatgtAGGACacaggggtgggaaggggaaagaggaacCATTGCAGTTAATTGTTGCTTAACTCTTATCGTACGCAAGAGCTATGTTCTTTGCCTGGGGAGTAGGCAATCGTTCAACTGATAGTTaatcagagaaaagcagatgtCAAGTGAGAGCTCAAGCTTTTTTTATGCCAAGCTTACCTTTTAAAGTTCTGTTGGGAAGGAAAGCTTCAGAGGAGGTTGTGGTACTACGCCCTCAGCTGAGGGGAAGGAGAACTGTCAGTTGTTTTGGTCTGCCTGTGCCCCATTTCCAGTGTGACAGTGCTTTGTTTGACTCTTAATGCTGAGACCTGAGCAAATCATATCCTAAATCCACAAGTGCAGAGGCATTTAGAGCCACCTCGTGGATTCTTGGTGGGTGTGTGGGGAGTGTGGCCTGCCTTTGTGTGGTTAACTTCCAAAGACAGGAACCTTAAAAGCTGATCTTTCCAAAAGTGGCCAGAGTTAAGGCAGCACCTTGATACCATGGGATCTGAAAACACTTCTCTGTCACCTGAGGATGTAAGGTGTTAAGGAGAAGTtcttgcttgccttttttttttttttttttaaaaaacttgtcTTTTCCCACTAGGATGTTGACCTGGATTTCCTAGCTAAGATGACCAATGGCTTTTCGGGGGCTGACTTGACAGAAATTTG is part of the Falco biarmicus isolate bFalBia1 chromosome Z, bFalBia1.pri, whole genome shotgun sequence genome and harbors:
- the VCP gene encoding transitional endoplasmic reticulum ATPase, which codes for MASGSDSKVDDLSTAILKQKNRPNRLIVDEAINEDNSVVSLSQAKMDELQLFRGDTVLLKGKKRREAVCIVLSDDTCSDEKIRMNRVVRNNLRVRLGDVISIQPCPDVKYGKRIHVLPIDDTVEGITGNLFEVYLKPYFLEAYRPIRKGDIFLVRGGMRAVEFKVVETDPSPYCIVAPDTVIHCEGEPIKREDEEESLNEVGYDDIGGCRKQLAQIKEMVELPLRHPALFKAIGVKPPRGILLYGPPGTGKTLIARAVANETGAFFFLINGPEIMSKLAGESESNLRKAFEEAEKNAPAIIFIDELDAIAPKREKTHGEVERRIVSQLLTLMDGLKQRAHVIVMAATNRPNSIDPALRRFGRFDREVDIGIPDATGRLEILQIHTKNMKLADDVDLEQVANETHGHVGADLAALCSEAALQAIRKKMDLIDLEDETIDAEVMNSLAVTMDDFRWALSQSNPSALRETVVEVPQVTWEDIGGLEDVKRELQELVQYPVEHPDKFLKFGMTPSKGVLFYGPPGCGKTLLAKAIANECQANFISIKGPELLTMWFGESEANVREIFDKARQAAPCVLFFDELDSIAKARGGNIGDGGGAADRVINQILTEMDGMSTKKNVFIIGATNRPDIIDPAILRPGRLDQLIYIPLPDEKSRVAILKANLRKSPVAKDVDLDFLAKMTNGFSGADLTEICQRACKLAIRESIESEIRRERERQTNPSAMEVEEDDPVPEIRRDHFEEAMRFARRSVSDNDIRKYEMFAQTLQQSRGFGSFRFPSGSQGGAGPSQGTGGGSGGNVYSEDNDDDLYG